One Manihot esculenta cultivar AM560-2 chromosome 18, M.esculenta_v8, whole genome shotgun sequence genomic window carries:
- the LOC110606402 gene encoding peamaclein: MPHPPSLYLTILTFPLIIVIQKMKPYLATLLLICLVLTSSFFELTMAGSAFCDSKCGERCAKASVKDRCLKYCGICCEKCKCVPSGTYGNKHECPCYRDMKNSKGKPKCP, from the exons ATGCCTCATCCTCCCTCACTATATCTCACCATACTCACATTTCCTTTGATCATTGTCATACAAAAAATGAAGCCATATCTTGCAACCCTTTTGCTGATCTGCCTTGTTCTTACTTCCTCTTTCTTTGAGCTCACGATGGCCGGTTCAG CGTTCTGTGACTCCAAGTGTGGAGAGAGGTGCGCAAAAGCAAGTGTGAAAGATCGGTGCTTGAAGTACTGTGGAATTTGCTGTGAGAAGTGCAAATGCGTGCCATCTGGAACATATGGGAACAAGCACGAGTGCCCTTGTTACAGGGACATGAAGAACTCCAAGGGCAAGCCCAAGTGCCCTTGA